In Streptomyces nodosus, one DNA window encodes the following:
- a CDS encoding acyl-CoA dehydrogenase family protein: MRRTVFDEDHEAFRETLRAFIEAEVVPVYDQWLAAGQAPREFYYKLADLGLFGINAPEEYGGAGLDTHKFEAIQYEETARAGVTFGGSGVHVLLALPYLKMLATDEQKKRYLPKFVSGEEMWAIAMTEPGTGSDLAGMKTTARLSEDGTHYVLNGAKTFITGGVHADRVIVCARTSPSTPEDRRHGISLLAVDTRSEGYSVGRKLDKLGLRTSDTAELAFVDVKVPLEDLLGEENKGFSYLGANLPSERWGIAYGAYAQARAAVRFAQQYVQERTVFGKPVAHFQNTKFELAACQAEVDAAEAVADRALEALDAGELTPAEAASAKLFCTEVAHRVIDRCLQLHGGYGYMNEYPIARLYADNRVNRIYGGTSEIMKSIIAKDMGL; this comes from the coding sequence GTGCGTCGTACGGTGTTCGACGAGGATCATGAGGCGTTCCGGGAGACCCTTCGCGCCTTTATCGAGGCCGAGGTCGTACCGGTGTACGACCAGTGGCTTGCCGCCGGTCAGGCGCCGCGCGAGTTCTACTACAAGCTCGCCGACCTGGGGCTGTTCGGTATCAACGCGCCGGAGGAGTACGGCGGCGCCGGCCTGGACACACACAAGTTCGAGGCCATCCAGTACGAGGAGACCGCCCGCGCGGGCGTCACCTTCGGCGGGTCAGGCGTGCATGTCCTGCTCGCCCTGCCGTACCTCAAGATGCTCGCCACCGACGAGCAGAAGAAGCGCTATCTGCCGAAGTTCGTCTCCGGCGAGGAGATGTGGGCCATCGCGATGACCGAGCCGGGCACCGGCTCCGACCTCGCGGGCATGAAGACCACCGCCAGGCTCTCCGAGGACGGCACGCACTATGTCCTCAACGGCGCCAAGACCTTCATCACCGGGGGCGTCCACGCCGACCGGGTGATCGTCTGCGCCCGCACCTCCCCGTCGACGCCCGAGGACCGTCGCCACGGGATCTCCCTGCTCGCCGTCGACACCCGGTCCGAGGGCTACTCCGTCGGCCGCAAGCTCGACAAGCTCGGCCTGCGCACCTCCGACACCGCCGAGCTGGCGTTCGTCGACGTCAAGGTCCCGCTCGAGGACCTGCTCGGCGAGGAGAACAAGGGCTTCTCCTACCTGGGCGCCAATCTGCCCTCCGAGCGCTGGGGCATCGCCTACGGCGCCTATGCGCAGGCCAGGGCCGCGGTCCGGTTCGCACAGCAGTACGTGCAGGAGCGCACCGTCTTCGGCAAGCCGGTCGCGCACTTCCAGAACACCAAGTTCGAACTGGCCGCCTGCCAGGCCGAGGTGGACGCCGCCGAGGCGGTCGCCGACCGTGCCCTGGAGGCGCTGGACGCGGGCGAACTGACCCCGGCCGAGGCCGCGAGCGCCAAGCTGTTCTGCACCGAGGTCGCCCATCGGGTGATCGACCGCTGCCTCCAGCTGCACGGCGGCTACGGCTATATGAACGAATACCCGATCGCCCGGCTGTACGCCGACAACCGCGTGAACCGCATCTACGGCGGCACCAGCGAGATCATGAAGTCGATCATCGCCAAGGACATGGGGCTGTGA
- a CDS encoding acyl-CoA dehydrogenase family protein has product MDHRLSPELEELRRTVEEFAHDVVAPKIGDFYERHEFPYEIVREMGRMGLFGLPFPEEYGGMGGDYLALSIALEELARVDSSVAITLEAGVSLGAMPIHLFGTEEQKREWLPRLSSGEILGAFGLTEPDGGSDAGATRTTARLDPETDEWVINGTKCFITNSGTDITGLVTVTAVTGRKEDGRPLISSIIVPSGTPGFTVAAPYSKVGWNASDTRELSFVDVRVPAANLLGEEGRGYAQFLRILDEGRVAISALATGLAQGCVDESVKYAKERHAFGTNIGSYQAIQFKIADMEMKAHTARLAWRDAASRLVAGEPFKKEAALAKLYSSTIAVDNARDATQIHGGYGFMNEYPVARMWRDSKILEIGEGTSEVQRMLIARELGLTG; this is encoded by the coding sequence ATGGACCACCGCCTCTCCCCCGAACTGGAAGAACTCCGCCGCACGGTCGAGGAGTTCGCGCATGACGTCGTGGCACCCAAGATCGGTGACTTCTACGAACGCCATGAGTTCCCCTATGAGATCGTCCGCGAGATGGGCCGCATGGGCCTGTTCGGGCTGCCGTTCCCTGAGGAGTACGGCGGCATGGGCGGCGACTATCTGGCCCTGAGCATCGCCCTGGAGGAGCTGGCCCGGGTGGACTCCTCGGTGGCCATCACCCTGGAGGCGGGCGTCTCCCTGGGCGCGATGCCGATCCATCTCTTCGGCACCGAGGAGCAGAAGCGGGAGTGGCTTCCGCGGCTGAGCTCCGGCGAGATCCTGGGCGCCTTCGGCCTCACCGAACCGGACGGCGGCTCGGACGCGGGCGCCACCCGCACCACGGCCCGGCTGGACCCGGAGACCGACGAATGGGTGATCAACGGCACCAAGTGCTTCATCACCAACTCGGGCACGGACATCACGGGTCTGGTGACGGTCACGGCGGTCACCGGCCGCAAGGAGGACGGCCGCCCGCTGATCTCCTCGATCATCGTCCCCTCCGGCACCCCCGGCTTCACCGTGGCCGCCCCGTACTCCAAGGTCGGCTGGAACGCCTCGGACACCCGTGAGCTGTCCTTCGTGGACGTCCGGGTCCCGGCCGCCAATCTGCTGGGCGAGGAGGGCCGCGGCTACGCCCAGTTCCTGCGCATCCTGGACGAGGGCCGGGTGGCGATCTCGGCGCTGGCCACCGGTCTGGCCCAGGGCTGTGTGGACGAGTCGGTGAAGTACGCCAAGGAGCGGCACGCCTTCGGCACCAACATCGGCTCCTACCAGGCCATTCAGTTCAAGATCGCGGACATGGAGATGAAGGCGCACACGGCCCGCCTGGCCTGGCGCGACGCCGCCTCCCGTCTGGTGGCGGGCGAGCCCTTCAAGAAGGAGGCGGCCCTGGCGAAGCTCTACTCCTCCACGATCGCGGTCGACAACGCCCGCGACGCCACCCAGATCCACGGCGGCTACGGCTTCATGAACGAGTACCCGGTGGCCCGGATGTGGCGCGACTCCAAGATCCTGGAGATCGGCGAGGGCACCAGCGAGGTCCAGCGCATGCTGATCGCCCGCGAACTGGGCCTCACGGGCTGA
- a CDS encoding hydroxymethylglutaryl-CoA lyase encodes MTAQGLPMVVPSEDLPPRVRIHEVGARDGLQNEQRTVPTEVKAEFIRRLAAAGLSTIEATSFVHPKWVPQLADAEELFPIVSELPVALPVLVPNERGLDRALALGVRRIAVFASATESFARANLNRTVDEALSMFEPVVRRAKDHKVHVRGYLSMCFGDPWEGPVPIHQVVRVSKALMDMGCDELSLGDTIGVATPGHVLDLLSELNEERVPTSAIGVHFHDTYGQALANTLAALQHGVTTVDASAGGLGGCPYAKSATGNLATEDLVWMLQGLGIDTGVDLERLTATSVWMAAHLDRPSPSRTVRALSHKE; translated from the coding sequence ATGACCGCTCAGGGACTGCCCATGGTCGTGCCGTCCGAGGACCTGCCTCCCCGGGTCAGGATCCATGAGGTCGGCGCGCGCGACGGACTGCAGAACGAGCAGCGCACCGTCCCGACGGAGGTCAAGGCGGAGTTCATCCGCCGGCTCGCCGCCGCGGGTCTGTCCACCATCGAGGCCACCAGCTTCGTCCACCCCAAGTGGGTGCCCCAGCTCGCCGACGCGGAAGAGCTCTTCCCGATCGTCAGCGAACTGCCGGTGGCGCTCCCCGTCCTGGTGCCCAACGAACGGGGCCTGGACCGCGCCCTCGCGCTGGGCGTCCGCCGGATCGCCGTCTTCGCCAGCGCCACCGAGTCCTTCGCCCGGGCCAACCTCAACCGCACGGTGGACGAGGCCCTGTCGATGTTCGAGCCGGTGGTGCGGCGCGCCAAGGACCACAAGGTGCATGTCCGCGGCTATCTGTCCATGTGCTTCGGCGACCCCTGGGAGGGCCCGGTCCCCATCCATCAGGTGGTCCGGGTCAGCAAGGCCCTGATGGACATGGGCTGCGACGAGCTGAGCCTGGGCGACACCATCGGCGTGGCGACCCCGGGCCATGTCCTGGACCTGCTGTCCGAGCTCAACGAGGAGCGGGTGCCCACCAGTGCGATCGGCGTGCACTTCCACGACACCTACGGACAGGCCCTCGCCAACACCCTGGCGGCACTCCAGCACGGCGTGACCACCGTCGACGCCTCCGCGGGCGGCCTCGGCGGCTGCCCGTACGCCAAGTCCGCCACCGGCAACCTCGCCACCGAAGACCTCGTGTGGATGCTTCAGGGCCTCGGTATCGACACCGGGGTCGACCTCGAGCGGCTCACCGCCACAAGCGTGTGGATGGCCGCCCATCTGGACCGGCCCAGCCCGTCCCGTACCGTCCGCGCCCTCTCCCACAAGGAGTGA
- a CDS encoding YrhB domain-containing protein: MISKERAVQLVEELLSKEQQGSPWLPEVAVHHVKKHAFGWLFVCQSVEYVRSGDPAHLLVGSGPYLVDGQDGSIHHIPVTTYHHEDWEQLYLQQIKGVRPPDPLLAAVRTLVRHDGTVAALRHLRGQAPRLTPGQAKAYVVALRNGAEPPEELVRLTREEERCPPLPIETLAGPVR; this comes from the coding sequence GTGATCTCCAAGGAGCGCGCCGTCCAGTTGGTGGAGGAGCTGCTGTCGAAAGAACAGCAGGGGTCACCATGGCTTCCGGAAGTCGCCGTCCACCATGTGAAGAAGCATGCCTTCGGGTGGCTGTTCGTCTGTCAGTCGGTGGAGTACGTCCGCAGCGGTGACCCCGCGCACCTGCTGGTGGGGTCCGGTCCCTATCTGGTGGACGGGCAGGACGGGAGCATCCACCACATTCCCGTCACCACCTACCACCACGAGGACTGGGAGCAGCTCTACCTCCAGCAGATCAAGGGCGTCAGACCGCCCGACCCGCTGCTCGCGGCCGTCCGGACGCTGGTGCGCCACGACGGCACCGTGGCCGCCCTGCGCCATCTGCGCGGGCAGGCCCCACGGTTGACCCCGGGGCAGGCGAAGGCCTATGTCGTGGCCCTGCGGAACGGGGCCGAACCCCCGGAAGAACTGGTGCGCCTCACTCGGGAGGAAGAGCGGTGCCCGCCCTTGCCCATCGAGACACTGGCCGGACCTGTCCGATAA
- a CDS encoding acetyl-CoA carboxylase biotin carboxylase subunit, translating to MFDTVLVANRGEIAVRVVRTLRALGVRSVAVFSDADADARHVREADTAVRIGPAPAAESYLSVERLLAAAARTGAQAVHPGYGFLAENAAFAKACAEAGLVFIGPPAEAISLMGDKIRAKETVRAAGVPVVPGSDGSGLTDEQLAEAAHTIGMPVLLKPSAGGGGKGMRLVREPERLAEEIAAARREARASFGDDTLLVERWIDRPRHIEIQVLADSHGNVVHLGERECSLQRRHQKLIEEAPSVFLDEATRAAMGEAAVQAARSCGYRGAGTVEFIVPGNDPSAYYFMEMNTRLQVEHPVTELVTGLDLVEWQLRVAAGEPLSFGQDDITLTGHAVEARICAEDPARGFLPSGGTVLALHEPGGDGLRTDSGLSEGTEVGSLYDPMLSKVIAHGPDRATALRRLRAALGETVTLGVGTNAGFLRRLLAHPAVVAGELDTGLVEREADGLIPEGVPEEVYEAAAAVRLDALRPRGEGWTDPFSVPDGWRLGGEPAPLSFPLRVSEPVEYSPRGTHTVTEDRVSVVLDGVRHTFHRAADWLGRDGDAWQVRDHDPVAASLTGAARAGTDSLTAPMPGTVTVVKVAVGDEVAAGQSLLVVEAMKMEHVISAPHAGTVAELDVTPGTTVVMDQVLAVITPHEEHTEAER from the coding sequence ATGTTTGACACGGTGCTCGTGGCCAACCGGGGCGAGATCGCGGTCCGGGTCGTCCGCACCCTGCGCGCGCTCGGGGTGCGTTCGGTGGCCGTCTTCTCCGACGCGGACGCCGACGCCCGGCACGTCCGGGAGGCCGACACGGCGGTACGGATCGGACCGGCGCCCGCAGCCGAGAGCTATCTGTCCGTCGAGCGGCTCCTCGCGGCGGCGGCCCGCACCGGCGCCCAGGCGGTGCACCCGGGATACGGCTTCCTCGCGGAGAACGCCGCCTTCGCGAAGGCGTGCGCGGAGGCGGGGCTGGTCTTCATCGGGCCGCCCGCCGAGGCGATCTCCCTCATGGGCGACAAGATCCGCGCCAAGGAGACGGTGCGGGCGGCCGGGGTGCCGGTCGTCCCGGGCTCCGACGGCAGCGGGCTGACGGACGAGCAGCTGGCCGAGGCGGCCCACACCATCGGCATGCCGGTGCTGCTGAAGCCGAGCGCCGGCGGGGGCGGCAAGGGCATGCGGCTGGTGCGGGAGCCGGAGCGGCTGGCCGAGGAGATCGCCGCGGCCCGCCGTGAGGCCCGCGCCTCCTTCGGCGACGACACGCTCCTGGTCGAGCGCTGGATCGACCGGCCCCGGCATATCGAGATCCAGGTCCTGGCCGACTCCCACGGGAACGTGGTGCATCTGGGCGAGCGCGAGTGCTCCCTCCAGCGCCGCCACCAGAAGCTCATCGAGGAGGCGCCCAGTGTGTTCCTCGACGAGGCCACCCGTGCGGCGATGGGCGAGGCGGCGGTCCAGGCGGCCCGCTCCTGCGGCTACCGGGGCGCGGGCACGGTGGAGTTCATCGTCCCGGGCAACGACCCCTCCGCCTATTACTTCATGGAGATGAACACCCGCCTCCAGGTGGAACACCCGGTCACCGAGCTGGTCACCGGCCTGGACCTGGTGGAATGGCAGCTGCGGGTGGCGGCGGGCGAGCCGCTGTCCTTCGGGCAGGACGACATCACGCTCACCGGGCACGCCGTGGAGGCGCGGATCTGCGCCGAGGACCCCGCCCGCGGCTTCCTCCCCTCCGGCGGCACGGTGCTCGCGCTGCACGAACCGGGGGGCGACGGCCTCCGCACCGACTCGGGCCTGTCCGAGGGCACCGAGGTCGGCAGCCTCTACGACCCGATGCTGTCCAAGGTCATCGCCCACGGCCCCGACCGGGCGACCGCGCTGCGCAGACTGCGCGCGGCCCTCGGGGAGACCGTCACCCTGGGCGTGGGGACCAACGCCGGTTTTCTGCGCCGGCTGCTGGCCCATCCCGCGGTCGTGGCGGGCGAACTGGACACCGGGCTGGTGGAACGCGAGGCGGACGGCCTCATCCCGGAGGGGGTGCCGGAGGAGGTGTACGAGGCCGCCGCCGCCGTGCGCCTGGACGCACTGCGGCCCCGGGGCGAGGGCTGGACCGACCCGTTCTCGGTGCCGGACGGCTGGCGCCTCGGCGGCGAGCCCGCGCCCCTGTCCTTCCCCCTGCGGGTGTCCGAACCGGTGGAGTACTCCCCCCGGGGCACCCACACGGTCACCGAGGACCGGGTGTCCGTGGTGCTGGACGGGGTGCGGCACACCTTCCACCGCGCCGCCGACTGGCTCGGCCGGGACGGCGACGCCTGGCAGGTGCGCGACCATGACCCGGTCGCCGCCTCGCTCACCGGCGCCGCCCGAGCCGGCACCGACTCGCTGACCGCGCCCATGCCCGGCACGGTCACCGTGGTGAAGGTCGCCGTCGGGGACGAGGTGGCCGCAGGGCAGAGCCTGCTGGTGGTCGAGGCGATGAAGATGGAGCACGTCATCTCCGCGCCGCACGCCGGGACCGTCGCCGAACTCGACGTCACCCCGGGCACCACGGTGGTCATGGACCAGGTGCTGGCCGTGATCACCCCGCACGAGGAGCACACGGAGGCGGAGCGATGA
- a CDS encoding SACE_7040 family transcriptional regulator, with product MATRTDASTRREQILKEAARLFAERGFHGVGVDEIGAAVGISGPGLYRHFAGKDAMLAELLVGISGQLLTGAKRRVAEADGGPGGRAGRDPEVVLDSLIEGHIDFALDDRPLITLHDRELDRLRDSDRKLVRQLQRQYVELWVEVVRELYPDLTEPGARSAVHSVFGLLNSTPHLGRPGALPGREVMAGLLHRMARGAFAAAGTD from the coding sequence ATGGCCACGAGAACCGACGCATCCACCCGTCGCGAGCAGATCCTCAAGGAGGCCGCACGGCTGTTCGCCGAGCGCGGCTTCCACGGTGTCGGGGTCGACGAGATAGGGGCCGCGGTCGGTATCAGCGGACCCGGTCTGTACCGGCACTTCGCGGGCAAGGACGCGATGCTCGCCGAGCTGCTGGTGGGGATCAGCGGGCAGCTGCTGACCGGGGCCAAGCGGCGGGTCGCCGAGGCCGACGGGGGGCCCGGTGGGCGCGCCGGGCGGGACCCCGAGGTGGTCCTCGACTCCTTGATCGAGGGCCATATCGACTTCGCGCTCGACGACCGTCCCCTGATCACCCTGCACGACCGGGAGCTGGACCGCCTGCGGGACAGCGACCGCAAGCTCGTACGGCAGCTGCAGCGGCAGTATGTCGAGCTGTGGGTGGAGGTCGTCCGGGAGCTGTACCCGGATCTGACGGAGCCCGGCGCCCGCTCCGCGGTGCACTCGGTGTTCGGACTGCTCAACTCGACCCCGCATCTGGGGCGGCCCGGCGCGCTGCCCGGACGCGAGGTCATGGCCGGGCTGCTGCACCGGATGGCGCGGGGGGCCTTCGCCGCGGCGGGGACGGACTGA
- a CDS encoding carboxyl transferase domain-containing protein, with translation MQEAPELTSVGADPASEAWRANEAAHRALGEELRTRLAAARLGGGEKARARHTARGKLLPRDRVDRLLDTGSPFLELAPLAADGMYDGQAPAAGVIAGIGRVSGRECVIVANDATVKGGTYYPMTVKKHLRAQEVALENRLPCIYLVDSGGAFLPLQDEVFPDREHFGRIFYNQARMSGAGIPQIAAVLGSCTAGGAYVPAMSDEAVIVRNQGTIFLGGPPLVKAATGEVVTAEELGGGEVHSRVSGVTDHLAEDDAHALRIVRTIVSTLPARGPLPWEVVPSVEPKLDPSGLYGVVPVDSRTPYDAREVIGRVVDGSRFAEFKAEFGQTLVTGFARIHGHPVGIVANNGILFSESAQKGAHFIELCDQRGIPLVFLQNISGFMVGRDYEAGGIAKHGAKMVTAVACTRVPKLTVVVGGSFGAGNYSMCGRAYSPRFLWMWPNAKISVMGGEQAASVLATVKRDQFEARGESWPLEDEEDFKSPIRAQYEHQGNAYYATARLWDDGVIDPMETRQVLGLALTACANAPLGEPGFGVFRM, from the coding sequence ATGCAGGAGGCACCGGAGCTGACGAGCGTGGGGGCGGACCCCGCGTCGGAGGCCTGGCGGGCCAACGAGGCGGCGCACCGCGCGCTGGGCGAGGAGCTCCGCACCAGGCTGGCCGCGGCCCGGCTGGGCGGCGGCGAGAAGGCCCGGGCGCGGCACACCGCGCGCGGCAAGCTGCTGCCCCGCGACCGCGTGGACCGGCTGCTGGACACCGGCTCGCCGTTCCTTGAGCTGGCGCCCCTGGCCGCCGACGGGATGTACGACGGGCAGGCGCCGGCCGCCGGGGTGATCGCCGGGATCGGGCGGGTCAGCGGCCGCGAGTGCGTGATCGTCGCCAATGACGCCACGGTCAAGGGCGGCACCTACTACCCGATGACGGTGAAGAAGCATCTGCGGGCCCAGGAGGTGGCGCTGGAGAACCGCCTCCCCTGCATCTATCTCGTCGACTCCGGCGGAGCCTTCCTGCCCCTCCAGGACGAGGTCTTCCCGGACCGCGAGCACTTCGGGCGCATCTTCTACAACCAGGCGCGGATGTCGGGCGCCGGAATCCCGCAGATCGCTGCCGTCCTCGGGTCCTGCACGGCGGGCGGGGCGTATGTCCCGGCGATGAGCGACGAGGCCGTGATCGTGCGGAACCAGGGCACCATCTTCCTGGGCGGCCCACCCCTGGTGAAGGCGGCCACCGGCGAGGTGGTGACCGCCGAGGAGCTGGGCGGCGGCGAGGTCCACTCCCGGGTGTCCGGGGTGACCGACCATCTCGCGGAGGACGACGCGCACGCGCTGCGGATCGTCCGGACCATCGTCTCCACGCTCCCCGCGCGCGGGCCGCTGCCCTGGGAGGTCGTCCCCTCGGTGGAGCCGAAGCTGGACCCGTCGGGGCTGTACGGGGTGGTGCCGGTCGACTCCCGTACCCCCTATGACGCGCGCGAGGTCATCGGGCGAGTGGTGGACGGGTCGCGCTTCGCCGAGTTCAAGGCGGAGTTCGGGCAGACCCTGGTCACCGGCTTCGCCCGGATCCACGGCCACCCGGTGGGGATCGTCGCCAACAACGGCATCCTGTTCTCCGAGTCCGCCCAGAAGGGCGCCCACTTCATCGAGCTGTGCGACCAGCGCGGCATCCCGCTGGTGTTCCTCCAGAACATCTCGGGCTTCATGGTGGGCCGCGACTACGAGGCCGGTGGCATCGCCAAGCACGGCGCCAAGATGGTCACGGCGGTCGCCTGCACCCGGGTGCCCAAGCTCACCGTGGTCGTCGGCGGCTCCTTCGGCGCGGGCAACTACTCGATGTGCGGCCGCGCCTATTCACCGCGCTTCCTGTGGATGTGGCCCAACGCCAAGATCTCGGTGATGGGCGGCGAACAGGCCGCCTCGGTGCTCGCGACCGTCAAGCGCGACCAGTTCGAGGCGCGCGGGGAGTCCTGGCCCCTGGAGGACGAGGAGGACTTCAAGTCCCCGATCCGCGCCCAGTACGAACACCAGGGGAACGCCTACTACGCGACGGCCCGCCTGTGGGACGACGGCGTGATCGACCCGATGGAGACCCGGCAGGTGCTGGGTCTGGCCTTGACCGCCTGCGCCAACGCCCCCCTGGGCGAACCCGGCTTCGGCGTCTTCCGGATGTGA
- a CDS encoding phosphatase: MPIPGTPSRAELVDHLVRTRIAGDVATPRENNLSHYRKLANGDRHYWLGLELGDRWGDEQDVLAVMAERCGVSDDPEHRYGQDTIDPELTVDALDRLAGRLRKAADGEQRVLFATGHPGGLLDVHRATAAALRAAGCEIVVIPDGLRTEEGYVFQFADVAVLEHGATLWHTHSPEPMREILKRLEREGRPLPDLVVADHGWAGCAGQLGIDSVGYADCNDPALFLAEAEGTVQVTVPLDDHVTSPRHYDPLTAYLLSRAGLA; encoded by the coding sequence ATGCCGATACCCGGGACCCCCAGCCGCGCCGAGCTCGTCGACCACCTCGTCAGGACCCGTATCGCGGGCGATGTCGCCACTCCCCGCGAGAACAACCTCTCCCACTACCGCAAGCTGGCGAACGGCGACCGCCACTACTGGCTGGGCCTGGAACTCGGCGACCGCTGGGGCGACGAGCAGGACGTCCTCGCGGTGATGGCGGAGCGCTGCGGCGTCAGCGACGACCCCGAGCACCGTTACGGCCAGGACACCATCGACCCGGAGCTGACGGTCGACGCCCTGGACCGCCTCGCGGGCCGGCTGCGCAAGGCCGCCGACGGCGAGCAGCGCGTGCTGTTCGCCACCGGTCACCCCGGCGGGCTCCTGGATGTGCACCGTGCCACCGCCGCCGCGCTGCGGGCCGCCGGCTGCGAGATCGTCGTCATCCCGGACGGGCTGCGGACGGAGGAGGGGTATGTCTTCCAGTTCGCGGACGTCGCCGTGCTGGAGCACGGGGCCACCCTCTGGCACACCCACTCCCCCGAGCCGATGCGGGAGATCCTCAAGAGGCTGGAGCGCGAGGGCCGGCCGCTCCCCGATCTGGTGGTCGCCGACCACGGCTGGGCGGGGTGCGCGGGTCAGCTCGGCATCGACTCGGTCGGATACGCCGACTGCAACGACCCGGCGCTCTTCCTCGCCGAGGCCGAGGGCACCGTCCAGGTGACGGTCCCCCTCGACGACCATGTCACCAGCCCCCGCCACTACGACCCGCTCACGGCCTATCTCCTCAGCCGGGCGGGCCTGGCCTGA
- a CDS encoding ABC transporter substrate-binding protein, with amino-acid sequence MSHVRAPRLTRRGILAAGGALGLGAALAACGDDKTQSGGSDGATTAASGPWSFKDDRGQTAKTDRTPSSIVAFVGVAAALHDYGVAVKGVFGPTTTKDGKADVQAGDLDVSKLTVLGNEWGQFNIEKYAALAPDLLVSTMFDDAGTLWYVPEELKKKILAVGAPSVGISVYDRQLTEPLQRMLELAKSLGADASSAKITQAKKRFEDAAARLRAATKAKPGIKVLVGSASQDIFYVSGSNLSVDLEYFKALGVNFVEPSASALKASGGWFENLSWENVDKYQADVIMMDNRSSAVQPADITEATWKKLPAVKAGQVIPRDAEPILSYDKCAPLLENLAEAIEKAKKVS; translated from the coding sequence ATGTCCCACGTCCGTGCCCCCCGTCTCACCCGCCGTGGCATCCTCGCCGCCGGCGGTGCTCTCGGCCTCGGTGCCGCGCTCGCGGCCTGCGGCGACGACAAGACGCAAAGCGGCGGCTCGGACGGCGCGACGACGGCGGCCTCCGGCCCCTGGTCCTTCAAGGACGACCGGGGCCAGACCGCGAAGACGGACAGGACCCCGTCGAGCATCGTGGCGTTCGTGGGCGTCGCCGCCGCCCTGCACGACTACGGCGTCGCGGTGAAGGGCGTCTTCGGGCCGACCACGACCAAGGACGGCAAGGCCGATGTCCAGGCCGGCGACCTCGATGTCTCCAAGCTCACGGTCCTCGGCAACGAGTGGGGCCAGTTCAACATCGAGAAGTACGCGGCCCTCGCGCCCGATCTCCTCGTCAGCACCATGTTCGACGACGCCGGGACCCTGTGGTACGTCCCGGAGGAGTTGAAGAAGAAGATCCTCGCGGTCGGCGCCCCGAGCGTCGGGATCTCCGTCTACGACCGCCAGTTGACCGAGCCGCTGCAGCGCATGCTGGAGCTCGCGAAGTCACTCGGCGCGGACGCCTCCTCCGCGAAGATCACCCAGGCGAAGAAGCGGTTCGAGGACGCGGCGGCCCGGCTGCGCGCGGCCACCAAGGCCAAGCCCGGCATCAAGGTGCTGGTCGGCTCCGCGAGCCAGGACATCTTCTATGTCTCCGGCTCCAACCTGTCCGTCGACCTGGAGTACTTCAAGGCACTCGGGGTGAACTTCGTCGAGCCCTCCGCCTCCGCCCTCAAGGCGAGCGGCGGCTGGTTCGAGAACCTGAGCTGGGAGAACGTCGACAAGTACCAGGCCGACGTCATCATGATGGACAACCGCTCCTCGGCCGTCCAGCCCGCCGACATCACCGAGGCGACCTGGAAGAAGCTCCCCGCGGTCAAGGCGGGCCAGGTCATCCCCCGCGACGCCGAGCCCATCCTGTCGTACGACAAGTGCGCCCCGCTGCTCGAGAACCTCGCCGAGGCGATCGAGAAGGCGAAGAAGGTCAGCTGA